A stretch of Lactuca sativa cultivar Salinas chromosome 6, Lsat_Salinas_v11, whole genome shotgun sequence DNA encodes these proteins:
- the LOC111891418 gene encoding membrane-anchored ubiquitin-fold protein 6 → MAEELIDVKFRLADGSDIGPSKYSSVTTVGSLKEKIISQWPKEKENAPKTINDVKLINAGKILENNKTLAESRSHVSEIPGGVITMHIVMRPPMADKKSEKLQDGSPKTSSCSCMIL, encoded by the exons ATGGCTGAAGAACTGATTGATGTCAAATTTAGGTTAGCTGATGGCAGCGATATCGGACCTAGCAAATACAGCTCTGTTACAACTGTCGGATCTCTAAAAGAGAAAATTATTTCACAATGGCCCAAAG AAAAAGAAAACGCACCGAAAACAATAAATGATGTGAAGCTCATAAATGCGGGAAAGattcttgaaaacaacaaaactcTTGCTGAATCAAGATCTCATGTTAGCGAAATCCCAGGAGGTGTCATCACTATGCATATTGTTATGCGCCCTCCAATGGCCGATAAAAAAAGTG AAAAGTTGCAGGATGGCTCTCCCAAAACGAGCAGTTGTTCATGCATGATTCTGTGA
- the LOC111891439 gene encoding uncharacterized protein LOC111891439 has product MEFLKFFDSDDDVEFVETFFNVVQHVHAEESSNAARTRTVVHRDRQAAHDLLVRDYFADNCLYNDDSFERRFRLNKAIFLRISNALESRYDFFKQKPDARGRMGFSSIQKCAAALRYLGYGIAFDASDEYLKISERTAVECVDWFSACVYEVFHEEYLRKPTQCDIERLYSAHEERHGFPGMIGSLDCTHVAWEKCPTAWRGQFTRGDIGEPTIILEAVASQDLWIWHAFFGVAGSNNDLNVLGQSPLFNDIWTGKAPDMTFTVNGHAYKYGYYLGDGIYPDYSTLMKAYSVPRSEKAKLFTKKQESARKDIERAFGVLKQT; this is encoded by the coding sequence AtggaatttttaaaattttttgacTCGGATGACGACGTAGAATTCGTCGAGACATTCTTCAATGTTGTGCAACACGTTCACGCCGAAGAAAGTTCGAATGCAGCGCGTACAAGGACGGTCGTCCATCGTGATCGCCAAGCCGCACACGACTTATTGGTACGTGATTACTTTGCCGATAATTGTCTTTATAATGACGACTCGTTCGAACGTCGTTTTCGTCTGAATAAGGCTATATTTTTACGTATTAGTAATGCTTTAGAATCTCGTTatgattttttcaaacaaaaacccgACGCTAGAGGAAGAATGGGTTTTAGTAGTATACAAAAATGTGCGGCTGCTCTTAGGTATTTGGGATACGGTATAGCATTTGATGCATCTGACGAATACTTGAAAATATCCGAGAGGACCGCGGTTGAATGTGTAGATTGGTTTTCTGCATGTGTTTATGAGGTTTTTCACGAAGAATATTTGCGTAAACCTACTCAATGTGATATTGAGAGATTATATTCGGCTCATGAAGAGAGGCATGGATTTCCCGGTATGATTGGCAGTCTAGATTGTACGCATGTGGCTTGGGAAAAATGTCCAACTGCATGGCGTGGTCAGTTCACTCGAGGAGATATAGGTGAACCAACTATCATCCTAGAAGCTGTTGCATCTCAAGATTTGTGGATATGGCATGCCTTTTTTGGAGTAGCGGGGTCCAACAACGACCTTAATGTTCTTGGTCAGTCTCCACTTTTCAACGATATTTGGACCGGCAAAGCACCTGATATGACGTTCACGGTAAACGGGCACGCGTACAAATATGGTTACTACCTTGGTGATGGGATATACCCGGATTATTCTACATTGATGAAGGCATACTCAGTTCCTCGAAGTGAAAAAGCAAAATTGTTTACAAAAAAACAGGAATCAGCGAGAAAGGATATCGAGAGGGCATTTGGAGTCCTTAAGCAAACATGA